A window of Sphingobacterium kitahiroshimense genomic DNA:
TGTCATGACACAACATGATTTCTAAGTTAAAAAACCATTACATTAGCGAACCATTAAACCAAATATTTAAAGCATTATGATGTCAGATATCTATAGATAAAAATCACCTTTATCAGAGCAGGATTGTTTCGTAGTATTCGACCGTAGAAAATCATCTTTTACCTTTCCTGTACATATACATCCGGAGTATGAACTGAATTATGTAGAAGGAGCATCTGTAGCTCAACGGATCATTGGAGATTCCAGTGAAACCACCGGTCACAAAGATTTAGTTCTTATTGCCAATCCGGAATTAAAACACGCATGGAAGGATGGAGAATGCACATCAACAGACATTCACGAAATCACCTTACAATTTCACCCCTCGCTGGTTGAACAGATCTTAGACAAAAAGCAATTTCAAAGCATACAGGAATTATTTAACAGGGCATCCAAAGGAGTTCACTTTGGCACCGCAACTATTGAGAAGGTGCTTCCCATACTACGCATTCTGACCATGGAAAAAAATGGCTTTTACGCTGTAATGAAACTCTTTATCCTGCTATATGAATTATCCAAAGGAGAAGACCTCAGAGAACTTTCTAGTTCCACAAAAATGGGTATGACCCCAAATGAAATACTCCTACAAAGATTAGAGAATTACATTTCTAACAATGTTAGTCACATGATTCGATCTCTTTATCATAAAACAAAAAACTAATAAAAATTAACACACTTAAAATCAGCAAAATCACTGTTCAAAATCTATTTTTACCTTTATTTTTTTAAAATAAATTTGGTAGGAATGTTAAAATTCGTACTTTTGTCGCGGAGAGCTGGCAGAGTGGTCGAATGCGGCAGTCTTGAAAACTGTTGACTGTCATAGGTCCGGGGGTTCGAATCCCTCGCTCTCCGCATCCTAACAAGGAGAAAGTATCAAAACCCTACAAATTGTACAATTTGTAGGGTTTTTCTTTTATACGTACATATCGTTTATTTCAATACCTCTCATTTCCAGCGAGACCCTAGCGAGACCCTAAAATATGTTAGCTAGAGTCTCGCTAAAATGAACCGCTAGATGAGCACTGAATAAAGGCATTACATGACCAGTCGTTGAACATCTTGACAGTTTATATCCAATAGAATAAATTGAATATTGAAATAAAACACCACCACAATGAGCAGTCAAGTTTCCGTTTATATATATGCGCGTGACTGCATCCCATTTATGTCCGGATAACCATCCAAGGCAAACGAACCGAATTCTCGACTAAGAAATTCATCACACCATCCAAGTGGGACCAAAACGATGAAAATGAAGGGTCCCACCGAAGAAGCCCGTTCAATAAATAGCTACCTCGACACCGTTAAAAACAAGCTAACACAATCATGGTGTTATGAATTTAAGTATATAAAAAATGCGGAGACCGAGTGAACTCCACATTTTTTATATACTTACATACTTCATGAGACAGTTTCAAAAAAATTTACTTTCCATTATAATTTTCAATCATTTTATAAAGGAGCAAGTAGTCGGTTTCAATTTGACGAACCTTTCCGTTTATATCATATTCTATCCGTTTATCCCCAATTTGACGAACCTTTCCGTTTATATCATATTCTATCCGCTCATTCCCAATTTGACAAACTCTATCATTGATATCATAATAAATCCGCTTATCTCCAATTTGGCGAACTCTATCATTGATATCATATTCAATCCGCTTATCTCCAATTTGGCGAACTCTATCATTGATATCATAATCAATCCGCTTATCTCCAATTTGGCGAACTCTACCATTGATATCATAATCAATCCACTTATCTCCAATTTGGCGAACTCTACCATTGATATCATAATCAATCCGCTTATCGCCAATTTGACGAACTTTATCATTGATATCATATTCAACCCGCTCATCGCCAATTTGACTAACCCTATCGTGGATATCATATTCTATTCGTTTATCCCCAACGCGGCTAATCCGATTGTGAATATCATACTCTATTCGATTATTATCAATTTTAGTACCTCGTAGAAAAAGAAGCTCCATTAAAAGCTTATTTTCACTGGTACTAAATCTCTCAATTAATTGTGCTTGAGCATTAATCGAAAAAAACAAAACAGGCAACAAAAACAGTAACTTCCTCATAGTTAAGAATTAAATATCCTGAAAAGCGCCGTCATACACTTTTTCTTTTACTCATATCAGAACAAAAAAAACATACATCACAAAGCCTTCCGTTATCTTACAAGTTAACAAAAAAATAGAAAAATTCTAACTTACAGCAAACTATTGATCAGAAAACAACGTAACAAATTCACTATATGACTCATATATTTCCTATCTTCAATATAAAAAAAGTGAGTTCGATTGAACTTCTTTCTTAATCATTAAGTGTTCACTTTCCCCTATCTACTACAAAGTCCTATTTGGAGTCCAAGTCAAACACACATCTATGCGCAATTCGACCTTGATATGCGGCTTATATATCCTCAAAATAACGCATTAAAGCTGTTTATACTAAATGTCTACCTACAACAAAAACTGAAAGAGGTAACCCCTCCTAATAAAATCAAGAAGCAATATTTCTCACATCATCCTACCAAATTTGAAGCTTACAGCAGTCTATACGACCTTAGCGATACGACCAATCAATTTGAAATCCTCAGCTATATTCGACCTTTGGGAAATAGATGGATAACCACCTATTATGGTCAACCTAAATATTAACCACATGCGAGATAGTTTGCATATGGCATAAGCTATCTTTGGCAGTCCAAATGTAAGCAAAGACGCTTCCTCTATTATCAATATCAATCCTCTTGTCATCTTTCAAAATCTAAAGGTTCCAGTTCTGATTTTGGATGCTATATCTACTGATGACCCTATTCCTACTTACGAAGAGAATAAGAGGCTAGCTGAAAATCACCATAAAACATATCGTAGTGGAAAATATCTCGCACAACATTCATTATGCGGAGTCTTAAATTTTCATCATAGCGATTACAGACTTTCTCGCCAATCTTTAAAAAGACTATTTTTTACTATAATCATGTATACCCAAATATAAAAAATCAAATGCAAAAAGATTAATATACAAACATCTACACAAGTATAAAGTAGAATTAAAACATCAAATAATGTTGTTCATATCGTATCTTTGTATAAGAAATCAGAAGTAGAAAACGAAAACTGGATTTAGCGAAACCTTTTAGAGCCCCCCAAAAACCAGGCACTATAAAAGAAACAAAACCAAGGAGTTACGAACAAGGCTCAAATCCCTCGCTCTATCCAAAAAAGAAACTCCATCTATATCACAGTAGCCTATATATCTTATTCTATCAAATATTTTTTAAATTGCAATATTAATAATAAAAGACTTCAACGTGTTTTTATTGCAATTTGTATTAAGAACAATTCACAATGATATTTGATTTTCACTGATAATTTAAACAAACCGATGATATTAGAATTAGCGATATTACATATAAAAGCAGGTAAGCAGCTTGCATTTGAAAATGATTTCATCACAGCCAGCCAATATATTGCAACTATTGACGGCTATATAAGGCATTCACTAAAAAAATGTATCGAGGTAGAAAACCAGTATGTACTTCTAGTGGAGTGGAGTTCTGTAGAAGCACATGAAATTGGATTCCGCCAGTCTCCGCAATATTTAAAATGGAAAGAGCTGCTTCACGACTATTATGATCCCTTTCCTCAAGTTTTTCATTACGAAGATTTACCTCAAAAAATATGATAAATTATAATAACAAACGTTTTTCTGCTGTAAACAATAGCAATAATGGAGAAACATCCCATGAAACAGTTTTCCACTATAAACAGCTTGACTCTATTGTAACAGCTCAATATAATGGAGGTAAAATCATCCATGGTCAATTGATTAGTATCGTGAATGAGCAGAGGGAAATTGATATGCGCTATCAACAGGTGAATAGAGAAGGAAAATTAATGACTGGAATCTGTAAATCTAAACCTGAAATCTTACCGAATGGAAAGATAAGATTACATGAACGCTGGCAATGGACTTCGGGAGACCTATCTTTAGGGCAGTCTATTATTGAAGAATTGTAAACCATATCTTGAATACCAATACTAAAACAATAAATAATGAATTTCACGTTCCACCAGATCAATCACATTAAAGTAGCAGAATTAATTTCCGAGGCTGTAGTCATAAAAACGGCAGATGATGCCGTAGATTTAATAGGAAATCTTTATTATGAGGATCTCTCTAAAGTAATCGTACACGAAAAAAATTTGATATCAGATTTTTTTGATCTCAAAAATAAAATCGCAGGAGAGGTATTGCAAAAGTTTTCTAATTACCGCATGCAAATCATTATCATAGGTGATTTTTCAAAATTCACTTCCAAAAGCATAATTGATTTCATATATGAAAGTAATAAAGGAAGACAGGTTAATTTTGTAAAAACACTAGAGGAGGCACTATCACTTCTTGCAAAATAAAAAACATGAAGGAGTGATTTTGAACTTTCACTGGCAATGCAAGTATTATTCATAAGCTTGAATGAAGTATAAAATTTAAATTTTCTGTTTTTTAGAAAAAACCTGCTTCAGCAACAAAACTGTTAGATATGAAAAAAACACCACCCAATATTTGCTGGCTCGCATAAAAAGCCCTAGCTTTACCTTTATATGAACCGCTTTAGACTACATATCACAAGAAAATCGCAACGCATCTTATTTGTCGTTGCAACGGTTTTTTGTGTACTGTTGACTTCCTGTGCAATAAAAAGTAGCATTAAAAGCTGGGCAGATATAACAAGTAATACAACAAAAGCTCCGATAAAAAATGGAAATCTATTTTCCAGCAACGTAGCTGAAAAATGTATCAATAGTGAAAGCACAGATACACAGATATCACAAGCTGTTTCTTTTCATGTTGGTGATTTTACTCCACTTGTATTATTTACCCTTGCGTTTATGTTGCTGCTTAACATTGTTATCCGCAGTCAACAAGTACACCCCAATTATGGTAATCTGAAACTATCAGGCTCCATTCCTATTTTTATAAGAGATCGCAATCTCCAAATTTAGTACTTCTTTTTACCTTCCTATAATCCTATTGATCATTACTTTTCAATAGGCAAAACTTCTATTTTATTCTAGACAGCTTGTTGTTATTTCAACGGCTTTTCAAAAACATAATATCATTATGATAAAAGACATAGTGGCAGCTATATGTATGTGGCTTGCCCTTGCATCCGTGCTACCCTTATACGGACAGCAAAAAAAAGAAAACACACTGGGCAGTTTATGGTCTCAGGTGGAAGAAAACTACCCTGGAATAGCTGTTAAAAAAATTGCTATAAATGCGGCCGAGCTAAATGCCAAAGCTGTAAAAAGTACTCATCTTCCACAAGTAAAAACACAATTTCAAAACACCTATGGCACTTATGAAGGGAGTGCCGGAGCTTTCTTTCCGCAGCCCGGTTTTTTTAATGTAAGCGGTAATCCTGGAGCATTAGAAGGAAGCAGTTTAGCAGCAAATAGCTTTGCTTCGGCTACTGTTGAATGGGAATTGTTCACCTTTGGTAGACTTAAAAAAGAAAATGAAGTGGCAGAAACGCTAGTTCAGAAAAAAGTTAGTGAACAGGATGCTTACATCCTAAATCTCAAAAAAGTACTTTCTGAACGCTACATCACATTGCTTTATAATCATGCAAAATTAGAATGGTCTAAAAAAAATACGGAACGCTTAGATGATATCCGTAAAATCAGTTCAGGTTTAGCGGCTTCGGGTCTTAAACCTGCGGCAGATAGTCTTTTGGCTACTTCTTCTTATGTGCAGGCTATGGGTGAGCATGATAAATGGAACGGTAATAAGTATGCTTCCTATATCAAACTCCAAGAACTATATGATCAAGATACTGTTATGTACAGTTCATCCATTCGGCATTTTTCAGCTCCTATGGAAAGTCAGGATGTAAATGCTAGTCAGGGCATCAACGACAGTCATCCAATATTAGCTGCATTAGGCAAACAGATGCAATACTATACGCAAAGCGGAGAAGCCCAAAAGAGAGCAGCGATGCCATCATTAAAGCTACTAGGTGGCTATGCTTACCGAGGAACAGGTGTTAACTCCAATGGTAAAAGTTCAAGTGCATGGCAAGACGGTTTTAGAAATAACACGAATAATATGCTTGTCGGTATAGGCATAACATGGAATATAACAAGTTTATATACAAACCGATTAAAAGGTAAAGGATTAAATGAAGAGGCCAACAGCGCTAAATTATTGCAAACGCAATATCAGGATGCGATGGAAGCAGATCTATCAGCATCTCAAACAAAAAGCCACTGGCAATATAAGCAGTTACAAAAATCTCAAATCGCCGTTAAACAGGCACAAGATGCTTATGGTATGTATCTAGCCCGTTATAAAAGTGGACTGATCACGCTTAGTGAATTATTACAGATCCGCATTTTACTTGAACAGGCCGAGAATAATCATATCGAAGCCTCCCGTTCGTATTGGATGTTACTGGCATATGAGTCAGAGCTAACGGCCAATTTCGATTATCTGTTTAATAACCTTTAATATATAGATATGAATCTAATAAGATTTGCGCTCAGGAAACCCATTGCTATCATGGTAGCGGTCATTACGATTGCCTTTTTTTCTTATAGCACAATAAAAAAAATCAATGTAGACATCTTTCCTGAAGTTGAATTACCGGCTATGTATATCGCTATGCCTTATGGCGGATTATCCCCGGCCTATATGGACGGATTTATGGCAAATGAATTTCAGAAGGTGCTCCTATTTGTCAGCGGTGTTAAAAATATAGACTTTAAAAGTGTACAGGGGCTCAGCCTGATGAAGCTTACCTTTTATCCAGGTACCAACATGGCACAAGTAGCCGGAGAAGTATCTACTTCAGTTTCAAGAGCGATGGGCTTTCTACCTGCTGGTGCAGTACCGCCGATGGTAGTCCGTTTTGATGGAAGTTCATTACCGGTAGGTCAGTTGGTCTTTGAAAGTGACAAACTCTCGATCAATGAAATACAGACACTTGTATTAACCAAAATCAGACCGATGTTTGTCGAAATCCCCGGGATCACCGCACCCGCACCTTTTGGAGGTAATGCGCGTTCAATTGTCGTCGATATTGATCCCGAAGCGATGCAGGCCAGCGGACTAAGTGCCGAAGACATTACAATTGCCATCACCAAAAGCAGTATTCCTTCTCCTGCCGGAAATATCCGTATAGGCGATGAAAATTTAATGGCTCCAATTAATTCAATCGCTAAAAATCCGGAGGAGTTTTTAAATACACCGATCAAGACCACTGACAACCGTACCATCTATGTCAGAGATGTCGCTTCAGTGTCAGATGGCGCAGATCAAACAGTGGGATATGCATTGGTCAACGGGAAACGCTCCGTATACCTGCCTATCATCAAAAAAGCAGATGCTTCTACACTAGATGCTGTAAATAATTTAAAGTCGTCCATGGATAAATTAAAGAATCAACTTCCGGAAGATGTGGATGTCCGTTACGAGTTTGATCAATCCAAATACATTGAGCGCTCACTTTCTAATCTGATACATGAAGGCATACTCGGTGCTGTTTTTACGGGATTGATGATTTTCTTATTTCTAGGAGATACGCGGGGGGCTTTTATCGTAGTACTGACAATACCGATCGCTATACTCTCGGCTGTTATGGTTCTTTACCTATTTGGACAAACCATCAACATCATGACACTAAGCGGCTTAGCCCTATCGATCGGTATTCTTGTCGATGAAGCTACAGTGACGATCGAAAACATCCATCAACATATGGAAATGAAAAAAGGAAAACAGCGCGCTATTTTAGATGCGTTGCTTGAAATATCTGTTCCAAAGCTTTTAATTCTACTTTGCATTTTAGCAGTGTTAACTCCTGCTTTCATTATGACCGGTATTCCTAAGGACATGTTTATTCCTTTATCAATGGCTGTAGCATTTGCAATGGTAGCATCCTTTATTGCCTCTCAAACATTCGTACCTATTTTGGCGAATTGGTTAATGAAAAATAAACAGGAAATTGTAAGTAAAACGAATAGAAAAAAAGCTTTTTTTGAGAAATTCAGAGTAAATTATTCTTACAGAATGCGTAAGTGGTCCGCAAAATCACTTGGTCTTTTTTTACTCTATATCGTACTTTCTGGGGGAACAATCGGTTTATTATTAAATTTCGTCGGAACCGATGTCATGCCTGTATCAAATAGTGGTGACTTCCAATTACGTATACAAGCCCCACAAGGAAGCAGAATCGAAAAAACAGAACAGATCGTCAACTCCATTACTGATGCTATCAAAACACAGCTTCCTGAAGATGGCATAGCGATAACTTCTGCTTTCGTAGGCATGCAACCTGCTACATCCCCGATCAATCCTATTTTTCTGTTCACAAGTTCTTCACATGAAGCGGTACTGCAAGTATCCGTAGATCAAAATTTGTATGCTGGATCTATGGAGGACCTGAAAGAAAAAATAAGAACTTCAATAACTCAGAATCATCCACAGATAAAGTTCAATTTTGAACCGATGGAACTGACAGAAAAAATAATGGGACAGGGAGCTATGACGCCCATTGAAATTAAAGTTGGTGCCGGACAGCTTAAAGCAGCAAATACACATGCTTCGAAAATTGAATCGAATTTGAAAGAAATACCTTATTTACGAGATGTACGAATTGCTGAACCAATCGCCTACCCTACTCTTGAAATTGAAGTTAACCGTGACTTGGCCGGACAGTTTGGATTGACCATGCAGGAAATTACGAAGAGCTTAGTGACCGCCACCTCTTCTACCCGTTTTACAGATAAAAATCTTTGGGTAGATCCGAAATCGGGGCTTGTTTTTCAAGTTCAGGTTCAGATCCCCGAGCATATCATGTCATCAGAAGAAAGGCTTAAATCGCTTCCTTTAAAGAAAGGAAACCTCCGTCCGGTACTTGAAGATATTGCTACTGTTCGCCGAGTAACCGCTCCGGCACAAGTAAACCGCAAAGGTCCTAACCGATATGTCACGATCATAGCAAATGTCTACAATCAAGATTTGGGAACAGCTTCTACAGCCGTAAAAAAAGCTATAAAAGATGCGGGCGAACCTCCACGTGGTGTTAGTATATGGACTGAAGGTACAATGCAACTTCTTGACGACACATTAGGCAATCTTTTGACAGGATTAGCTGTAGCTATTATTGCTATTTTCTTGATGTTATCTGCGTACTACCAGTCTTTTAAAGTTCCTTTAATTATCCTATCAGTCATTCCTGCTGTGATTACGGGGAGCTTAATTATATTATTTCTTACGAACAGTACTCTTAATTTACAATCATATATGGGTATTATCATGTCCATTGGTGTATCGGTATCCAATGCCGTATTGCTCATAAATCAAGCTGAATATTACAGAAGAAACATGGCCTTAAAACCTACAAACGCGGCAAGATTAGCTGCTTCGTCAAGATTGCGTCCGATATTAATGACTGCCGCGGCCATGCTTGCCGGTATGTTGCCTATGGCGATAGGTATTGGAGATGGCGCCGAACAAGTAGCACCTCTCGGTAGAGCTGTTATTGGCGGTCTTATTGCATCTACAATTGTTATTTTACTGCTTCTACCGCATTTCTTTTCTTCACTCATGTCCAGAACATCAGTTAGTAGCCCATCTCTAGATCCTGATGATGAGACAAGTCAGTATTATTCTAATAAAAAAACATCATCCCTATAAAATATCACATCATGAATACGACAATCTCTAAATATAAAATATCAAGTTTAACTGGCTTTGCTTTGCTCCTAATTACATGTATGTCATGCGCTCAGCAAGAACAAAAAACTAAAAAAGAGAATAAAAAGGTGGACAAACAAATAAATTATAGTACTGTGGCGGTACAGTTCATAAATCCGGAATATGAGATTTCAGTTCCAGCAGAACTGAAACCTTATGAACAGGTGGCTGTTTTTGCAAAAGTATCAGGATTTGTAAAACAGTTATATGTAGACCGTGGTGATCATGTACGTAAAGGACAGCTATTGGCGATACTAGAGGCCCCTGAAATGAATCAACGATATCTTTCTGACAAAGCTACTGAGCAAAAGATATATAACGATTACCTCTTTGCACAACAAGCATATGATCGTTTGAAAGATGCATCAGCGACAGCCGGTGCTGTAGCGGCAATTGAATTAGACAGAGCAAAAAGTTCTGTTGAAAGTGCACGTGCAGCTTACGAAGCTTCTAAAGCTGGTACGACCCATACATCACAATTACAGCAATATCTGCGTATCACTGCCCCTTTCGATGGCGTCATTACAGAGCGAAATGTTTCCGTAGGAGCATTGGCAGGAACTTCATCCAACCAGTCGCTGTTCATGATGGCACAAGGTAATAAATTACGCTTAACTTTGTCACTTCCAGAAAAACATGCGGCTTCTGTTCAGCAAGGTGTCCAAGCGAATTTCACCGTAAGTTCACAGCCTGGAAAAACATTTGAGACAACATTATCCCGTACTTCAGGATTACTGAATCAGCAAGATCGGTCACTTACACTAGAATTTGATGTCGACAATCCATCACGCGAATTACAAGGAGGCGACTATGCACAAGTTAAATTAAAACTAAAACGTAAGACTCCATCTAGTTGGGTACCTAAAAAAAGTGTTCTAACGACACAGGCTGGCACTTTTATACTTATATTAGACGATCAAGAAATTAAACGCATTCCTGTCAAGGAAGGCGTACATTTGGATACGTTAACGGAAGTATTTGGCCAAATTTCGACAGAAAGTCAAATCATATTAAAGCCATCAGAAGAAATTAAAGAAGGAAAAATAAACAAATAGAAATAAATATGAAAATCCAATTCAATAGGAAAATGATCGGCATGCTTTTGATTGCATGCAGCATTACAGCTATATCCTGCAATTCAAAAACTAAAGACACGCAAAATTCAAAGTCGGACGAAACAGCAGAGGATAGTACAGTGGCTACTAAAGCTATCCAAGCAAACGAGGTTAGCTTTAAAGATGAAGATGGAAAAGATATCACCCTAAGCTCACTAAAAGGTAAAGTGGTATTCATTAACTTTTGGGCGACGTGGTGCCCTCCCTGTATTCATGAAATGCCTTCTATCAACACTTTAAAACAATCCTTCAAGGGTAATGATGAGATCGTATTTTTAATGGTAGATGTAGATGGCACGATGGAAAAATCAAAAGCATTTATGACCGAAAATAAATATGATTTACAAGTGTATATTCCAAATGGCGATATTCCGCAAGATTTCTTAGGAAATGCAATACCAACTACGGTAATCATTAACAAAAAGGGAGAGATGGTAGATCGTATGGAAGGTGGGCGTGATTACGCAGATCCTGAAATAGCAAAATCTTTGAATGAGCTTATTCAAAGCAATTAATACCTTATTGTAAAAAATGTAGCTCATTATTAATATAGTGAGACCAAAAGCCTTCATCTGTCCACGATGAAGGCTTTTTTTATACTCATTAATTTACTTCTCCCGAAGTGAGCAATCAAAAGAATCCAATGCTCAAGCACAGCAAAGAAATGTTACTTCTATATTAAACAATAAGAAAGCACTTTTGCTAGACTTTTTTACAAAACAGCATGAAATAATCTTTGAACTTAAAAAAATATTGAATTATTATATTTTTTCCTTCATTATATAGATTTATCTCCTTATTTTTATATATGAGCAAAGCAAGTTGTGCTCATTAGTAACCAAATAGACTATAAAATACGCGCTATAGATTAAAATTTATAGCTCATAATTCCCTGTTCTTTTACATTAACTATTTTATATGAAAAAAAACTTACCTTTTCCAACATGCACTTTAATTGGATTTTTACTTTTATACAGTATATCGGCTCGCGCCCAAGTGCCCGATAGTACGCAAGGAGAAATTTTAGAAAGTTACCCCAAATTTCAGTTCAAGGGGCTTTTTCAAGGAAGGTTTACAACAAGTCTTAAAAAAAATGTTGATGTAGAAGGCCTTCACCATACAGATGATAAGGGCACAAATAATTCCTTTTCGCTCAAATACATGCGCGCGCAACTCAAAGGACAAATTAGCAGAAGAGTAGAAGTTGTTGCTTTAGCAAATTTTGCTGATTTTAAAAATGATCCCAAGACCCGAGTTTTAGAGAACGCTTACCTACGGTACAGTTTTAATCCCAAAGTTGCCATTACCGTTGGACAGTTCAGACCTTGGTTTGGATTAGAAGAAACTTATCCCGTGGATATCATCAAATCATTGGAATGGTCTAACCAATATACCGAATTTGGAAAAAATGGTTGGACAAGTTTTCAAATTGGGGCTTCCGTAGGCGGTACATTACCGTTAGGAACCATACCAATGCGTTATGCCGTTTCTGTTGTGAATGGAAATGGAAAAAATCAGGTTTCGGATAAAGATAATGGAAAACAATTTTTAACAAGGATCGTATTTGATCTGGCAAAAAAATATGATTTCAGTATTGGTTTAAACGGTGGTACGGGTACCGTGTTTAAAAGAAATGTACATGCTTTAGCATTTGATGTATCGTCTAAATTTCAGCTTGCACATAAATGGAATATAGATTTTCAGATCGAAGCTAAGCAGGCGATTAATCACAATCTATACTTCAGTCTCGAAGAAACAGAGCGACTACAAGATATTTATCAATACCAAATGCGAGGAGCTTACTTCTTACCGAATATGCGTTATGAAATTGATTATAAAAACCTGAAAGCTATTGAGTTTTCTTGTAGATATGAATACTTAGATACTGATTTCAGACAAAAATCTAATCCCAGACAGTCTTTAGTTCCTATGGTAAGCTTGGAATTTCTCAAAAACTACGGGGCTAGAATACAAATGGGTATGCAGATGGATTATTATAAACATCAAATTGAAAGTACAAACAAATACAATGGTAATTTGTTCATTTTACAAGTACAAAGTCGATTATAACCTTAAACAGAAAATATGAAAGAAGTGGACATTAAAAAGATGGGTATAACCTTTGCTTTCGCATTGATTATTTGGTTTATACCTATACCAAAGGGTGTGTCACCCGAGGCTTGGCACCTATTTGCTATATTTGCGGCAACAATCCTGGGTATCATACTAAAAGCTGCTCCTATGGGTACCATGTGTATGTTGGCCATTGGGTTCACCGCTTTTACACAGGTTCTAGCTCCTGGTAATGCCTCTCTATCCATTACCAAATCATTAAGTGGCTTTGGTGATAAAGTAATCTGGCTTATAGGAATCTCATTTTTTATAGCAAGAGGTTTTATTAAAACCGGCTTAGGAAATAGAATAGCATTTATATTTATCAAAATATTCGGAAAAAGTTCTTTGGGATTAGCTTATGGATTGGGGCTTGCAGACGTTTGTCTTGCTCCTGCTATTCCTAGTAATACTGCCCGTGGTGGAGGTATCATCTACCCCATTATGAAATCAATGGCTATTAGTTTTGGATCTCTGCCAGAAGATCCGAGCACTCATAAAAAAATCGGTTCATATTTAACGCTTAATAGTTATTACATGAACCTCATTGCCTCATCAATGTTTCTTACTGGAACAGCGAGTAATCCCATGTGTCAGAAATTCGCTGCAGATTTGGGTATAAATATCACTTGGATGTCGTGGGCTGCAGCTGGATTTGTACCCGGAATTGTTGCATTTTTTATTGTTCCGTTAGTTTTATACAAATTATACCCACCAGAACTAAAAAAAACTGCTGATGC
This region includes:
- a CDS encoding n-acetylglutamate synthase: MINYNNKRFSAVNNSNNGETSHETVFHYKQLDSIVTAQYNGGKIIHGQLISIVNEQREIDMRYQQVNREGKLMTGICKSKPEILPNGKIRLHERWQWTSGDLSLGQSIIEEL
- a CDS encoding Arm DNA-binding domain-containing protein — protein: MYVRITIQGKRTEFSTKKFITPSKWDQNDENEGSHRRSPFNK
- a CDS encoding TolC family protein, encoding MIKDIVAAICMWLALASVLPLYGQQKKENTLGSLWSQVEENYPGIAVKKIAINAAELNAKAVKSTHLPQVKTQFQNTYGTYEGSAGAFFPQPGFFNVSGNPGALEGSSLAANSFASATVEWELFTFGRLKKENEVAETLVQKKVSEQDAYILNLKKVLSERYITLLYNHAKLEWSKKNTERLDDIRKISSGLAASGLKPAADSLLATSSYVQAMGEHDKWNGNKYASYIKLQELYDQDTVMYSSSIRHFSAPMESQDVNASQGINDSHPILAALGKQMQYYTQSGEAQKRAAMPSLKLLGGYAYRGTGVNSNGKSSSAWQDGFRNNTNNMLVGIGITWNITSLYTNRLKGKGLNEEANSAKLLQTQYQDAMEADLSASQTKSHWQYKQLQKSQIAVKQAQDAYGMYLARYKSGLITLSELLQIRILLEQAENNHIEASRSYWMLLAYESELTANFDYLFNNL
- a CDS encoding efflux RND transporter permease subunit — encoded protein: MNLIRFALRKPIAIMVAVITIAFFSYSTIKKINVDIFPEVELPAMYIAMPYGGLSPAYMDGFMANEFQKVLLFVSGVKNIDFKSVQGLSLMKLTFYPGTNMAQVAGEVSTSVSRAMGFLPAGAVPPMVVRFDGSSLPVGQLVFESDKLSINEIQTLVLTKIRPMFVEIPGITAPAPFGGNARSIVVDIDPEAMQASGLSAEDITIAITKSSIPSPAGNIRIGDENLMAPINSIAKNPEEFLNTPIKTTDNRTIYVRDVASVSDGADQTVGYALVNGKRSVYLPIIKKADASTLDAVNNLKSSMDKLKNQLPEDVDVRYEFDQSKYIERSLSNLIHEGILGAVFTGLMIFLFLGDTRGAFIVVLTIPIAILSAVMVLYLFGQTINIMTLSGLALSIGILVDEATVTIENIHQHMEMKKGKQRAILDALLEISVPKLLILLCILAVLTPAFIMTGIPKDMFIPLSMAVAFAMVASFIASQTFVPILANWLMKNKQEIVSKTNRKKAFFEKFRVNYSYRMRKWSAKSLGLFLLYIVLSGGTIGLLLNFVGTDVMPVSNSGDFQLRIQAPQGSRIEKTEQIVNSITDAIKTQLPEDGIAITSAFVGMQPATSPINPIFLFTSSSHEAVLQVSVDQNLYAGSMEDLKEKIRTSITQNHPQIKFNFEPMELTEKIMGQGAMTPIEIKVGAGQLKAANTHASKIESNLKEIPYLRDVRIAEPIAYPTLEIEVNRDLAGQFGLTMQEITKSLVTATSSTRFTDKNLWVDPKSGLVFQVQVQIPEHIMSSEERLKSLPLKKGNLRPVLEDIATVRRVTAPAQVNRKGPNRYVTIIANVYNQDLGTASTAVKKAIKDAGEPPRGVSIWTEGTMQLLDDTLGNLLTGLAVAIIAIFLMLSAYYQSFKVPLIILSVIPAVITGSLIILFLTNSTLNLQSYMGIIMSIGVSVSNAVLLINQAEYYRRNMALKPTNAARLAASSRLRPILMTAAAMLAGMLPMAIGIGDGAEQVAPLGRAVIGGLIASTIVILLLLPHFFSSLMSRTSVSSPSLDPDDETSQYYSNKKTSSL
- a CDS encoding antibiotic biosynthesis monooxygenase family protein; translated protein: MILELAILHIKAGKQLAFENDFITASQYIATIDGYIRHSLKKCIEVENQYVLLVEWSSVEAHEIGFRQSPQYLKWKELLHDYYDPFPQVFHYEDLPQKI
- a CDS encoding DUF4180 domain-containing protein, with the protein product MNFTFHQINHIKVAELISEAVVIKTADDAVDLIGNLYYEDLSKVIVHEKNLISDFFDLKNKIAGEVLQKFSNYRMQIIIIGDFSKFTSKSIIDFIYESNKGRQVNFVKTLEEALSLLAK